The following coding sequences lie in one Silene latifolia isolate original U9 population chromosome 5, ASM4854445v1, whole genome shotgun sequence genomic window:
- the LOC141655163 gene encoding receptor-like protein EIX2 — protein MVVMKGAELQYTSTLKYVVNIDLSCNALTGTIPEEITNLSALIGLNLSHNHLTGNIPNKIGEMKSLESLDLSNNNLSGIIPSSLSVLTSLESLNLSYNKLHGQIPTGRQLQTLNDPSIYEGNPRLCGDPLPNKCRTNHGENQPIQRQEKSDVWDKPVLYLVIMSGFATGFWGVVGSLLLKTRFRFAFYVLMGNVADYLYIQVMIRLNRLRN, from the coding sequence ATGGTAGTTATGAAAGGAGCAGAACTACAATACACCAGCACTCTCAAGTATGTTGTAAACATAGACCTTTCATGTAACGCCTTGACAGGCACCATCCCTGAAGAGATCACAAACCTATCAGCATTGATCGGTCTCAACTTGTCTCACAACCATCTGACTGGGAATATCCCAAACAAGATCGGTGAAATGAAATCATTAGAATCCCTCGATCTATCAAACAATAATCTCTCTGGCATAATCCCATCAAGTCTCTCTGTCTTAACTTCGTTAGAATCCCTCAACCTGTCCTACAATAAACTTCATGGACAAATCCCTACCGGAAGGCAACTACAAACTCTTAATGACCCGTCCATTTACGAGGGAAATCCGAGATTATGTGGCGATCCTTTGCCAAACAAGTGCAGGACCAACCATGGTGAAAACCAGCCTATACAAAGACAAGAAAAGTCGGACGTTTGGGATAAACCAGTGTTGTATTTGGTGATAATGTCGGGATTTGCAACTGGATTTTGGGGAGTAGTGGGGAGTTTGCTGCTTAAGACGAGGTTCAGGTTCGCTTTCTATGTGCTCATGGGAAATGTCGCGGATTACTTGTATATTCAAGTTATGATAAGGCTCAACAGGCTCAGAAATTAA